A region from the Mycolicibacterium litorale genome encodes:
- a CDS encoding cobalt-precorrin-6A reductase: MRILLLGGTGEARALAAALHPDVEVISSLAGRVPDPALPVGQVRIGGFGGVDGMRRWLADTPVDAVVDATHPFAATITSHAAEACADLGLPHLLLARPAWPPGDAIVVQSDREAAEKVARKGFSRVFLTTGRTGVAAFRDSDAWVLIRAVTPPDAEVLPRHHDLLLSRGPYRYDDELAVLRTHRIDALVTKNSGGDMTRPKLDAAAALGIPVVMVDRPPLPPGVRTVATVAEAVAWLSASVR; the protein is encoded by the coding sequence ATGCGGATCCTGCTGCTCGGGGGCACGGGGGAGGCGCGGGCGCTGGCCGCGGCCCTGCATCCCGACGTCGAGGTCATCAGTTCGCTGGCCGGGCGGGTGCCGGATCCGGCGCTGCCGGTTGGGCAGGTGCGCATCGGTGGTTTCGGCGGGGTCGACGGGATGCGCCGCTGGCTCGCCGACACACCCGTCGACGCGGTCGTCGACGCGACCCATCCGTTCGCGGCCACCATCACCTCGCACGCCGCCGAGGCGTGCGCCGATCTGGGGTTACCGCACCTGCTGCTGGCCCGGCCGGCCTGGCCGCCCGGCGACGCGATCGTGGTGCAGTCCGACCGGGAGGCGGCCGAAAAGGTTGCGCGCAAAGGGTTCTCGCGGGTGTTCCTCACCACCGGGCGCACCGGTGTCGCCGCCTTCCGCGACAGCGACGCATGGGTCTTGATCCGCGCGGTCACCCCGCCCGACGCCGAGGTGCTGCCGCGACACCACGACCTGCTGCTGTCCCGCGGCCCGTACCGCTACGACGACGAACTCGCCGTGCTGCGGACTCATCGCATCGACGCACTGGTCACCAAGAACAGTGGTGGCGACATGACGCGGCCGAAACTGGATGCGGCCGCCGCGCTGGGCATCCCGGTGGTGATGGTGGACCGGCCACCGCTGCCGCCGGGGGTTCGCACGGTGGCGACGGTGGCCGAGGCGGTCGCCTGGCTCAGCGCGTCGGTGCGATGA
- a CDS encoding phosphotransferase family protein — protein sequence MQALIPGKPADVTAEWLGSALSRGGTPVDVTAVDTVPIGTGQTGATYRVTVTYADPQPRLPASFAIKLPSQDETVRDRVAIGYRSEHAFYTTLADRVQIPIPPCYHCEIAGDGFDFVLLLGDMAPAVQGDQIAGCDAEEATLAVEALADLHGPTWCDPRWADFPGVAMPKPQPASAQGFGEVATMAAGITLDRLGDRMTAEDRETLTAAMSVVTPWLLAEPDRFAVLHGDYRLDNMLFEPDRSRITVVDWQTLGSGLPARDLSYFTATSLQPGTRAAVERDLVGAYHRRLLGHGVTGYDLETCWRDYRLGMLQAPLITVLGCAFATSTERGDEMMLVMAARGCQAIRELGTLDLIAPTR from the coding sequence GTGCAGGCCCTCATCCCCGGTAAACCCGCAGATGTCACCGCCGAATGGCTCGGCTCCGCCCTGTCGCGCGGCGGCACCCCCGTCGACGTCACGGCCGTCGACACCGTCCCGATCGGCACCGGGCAGACCGGCGCCACGTACCGTGTGACGGTCACCTACGCCGATCCGCAGCCGAGGCTGCCCGCGTCGTTCGCGATCAAACTGCCGTCACAGGACGAGACGGTCCGCGACCGCGTCGCCATCGGGTACCGCTCCGAACACGCCTTCTACACCACACTCGCCGACCGGGTGCAGATCCCGATTCCACCCTGTTACCACTGCGAGATCGCCGGTGACGGTTTCGATTTCGTGCTGCTACTCGGAGACATGGCACCCGCGGTCCAGGGCGACCAGATCGCCGGCTGCGACGCCGAGGAGGCGACGCTTGCGGTCGAGGCGCTGGCCGACCTGCACGGGCCGACGTGGTGTGATCCGCGGTGGGCCGACTTCCCGGGTGTCGCGATGCCGAAGCCGCAACCCGCGTCCGCGCAGGGGTTCGGAGAGGTGGCCACCATGGCGGCCGGGATCACGCTGGACCGGCTCGGCGACCGGATGACCGCTGAGGATCGCGAGACGTTGACGGCGGCGATGTCGGTGGTGACGCCGTGGTTGCTCGCCGAGCCCGACCGGTTCGCGGTGCTGCACGGCGACTACCGACTCGACAACATGCTGTTCGAGCCGGACCGATCGCGGATCACGGTGGTCGACTGGCAGACCCTCGGGTCAGGGCTGCCGGCCCGGGACCTGTCGTACTTCACCGCGACCAGTCTGCAGCCCGGGACTCGGGCCGCGGTCGAACGCGATCTGGTCGGCGCCTACCACCGCAGGCTGCTCGGCCACGGTGTCACCGGATACGACCTCGAAACCTGTTGGCGTGACTACCGGTTGGGGATGCTGCAGGCGCCGCTGATCACCGTGCTCGGCTGCGCGTTCGCCACGTCGACCGAGCGCGGCGACGAGATGATGCTGGTGATGGCCGCGCGCGGATGTCAGGCGATCCGCGAACTCGGCACCCTCGATCTCATCGCACCGACGCGCTGA
- a CDS encoding precorrin-2 C(20)-methyltransferase has protein sequence MSRGTLYGVGLGPGDPELVTVKAARVIGQADVVAYHSARHGRSIARRIAEPYLRDGQLEEHLVYPVTTEVSDHPGGYAGAMEDFYREAADRIAAHLDAGRDVALLAEGDPLFYSSYMHMHTRLTERFAAEIVPGVTSVSAASAAISTPLVQGEEVLTILPGTLPAAELERRLADTDAAVVLKLGRSYPAVRAALAATGRLDEAYYVERASTADQRALSAAEVDADDKVPYFSLAMIPGGSRSRAVTGSVTVVGLGPGATEWMTPQSRRELAAATDLIGYGPYLDRVGLRDGQQRHPSDNTDEPARARLACTLAEQGRAVAVVSSGDPGVFAMATAVLEEAKQWPGVEVRVIPAMTAAQAVASRVGAPLGHDYAVISLSDRLKPWEVIEARLTAAATADLVLAIYNPASKTRTWQVGRMRDLLLAHRDPGTPVVIGRDVAGPREEVRVVRLADLDPADVDMRCLLIVGSSQTQWYTDDAGDRVFTPRYYPG, from the coding sequence ATGAGCAGGGGCACGCTGTACGGCGTCGGGCTGGGACCCGGCGACCCGGAACTCGTCACGGTCAAAGCGGCCCGGGTGATCGGACAGGCCGACGTGGTCGCGTATCACAGCGCCCGCCACGGCCGCAGCATCGCGCGCCGCATCGCCGAGCCCTACCTGCGGGACGGCCAGCTCGAAGAGCACCTGGTCTATCCGGTCACCACCGAGGTCAGCGACCATCCCGGCGGCTACGCCGGCGCCATGGAGGACTTCTACCGCGAGGCCGCCGACCGCATCGCCGCGCACCTCGACGCCGGGCGCGACGTCGCGCTGCTCGCCGAGGGCGACCCGCTGTTCTACAGCTCCTACATGCACATGCACACCCGGCTCACCGAGCGGTTCGCCGCCGAGATCGTGCCCGGCGTGACGTCGGTGAGCGCGGCGTCGGCGGCCATCTCGACCCCGCTGGTGCAGGGCGAAGAGGTGCTGACGATCCTGCCGGGAACCCTGCCCGCCGCCGAACTCGAGCGACGGCTGGCCGACACCGACGCGGCGGTCGTCCTCAAGCTCGGCCGCTCCTATCCCGCGGTGCGCGCCGCGCTGGCGGCCACGGGACGGCTCGACGAGGCGTACTACGTCGAACGCGCCAGCACCGCCGACCAGCGGGCGCTGTCGGCCGCGGAGGTCGACGCCGACGACAAGGTCCCCTACTTCTCGCTGGCGATGATCCCCGGCGGCTCACGCAGCCGGGCGGTGACCGGCAGCGTGACCGTCGTCGGGCTCGGTCCCGGTGCCACCGAGTGGATGACCCCGCAGAGCCGGCGGGAGCTGGCGGCCGCGACCGATCTGATCGGCTACGGGCCCTACCTCGACCGAGTCGGTCTGCGCGACGGCCAGCAGCGCCACCCGAGCGACAACACCGACGAACCGGCCCGCGCCCGCCTGGCCTGCACGCTGGCCGAGCAGGGCCGCGCCGTGGCGGTGGTGTCCTCGGGCGACCCCGGGGTGTTCGCGATGGCCACCGCGGTCCTCGAGGAGGCCAAGCAGTGGCCGGGCGTCGAGGTGCGGGTGATCCCGGCGATGACCGCCGCCCAGGCCGTCGCGAGCCGGGTGGGCGCACCACTGGGGCACGACTACGCGGTGATCTCGCTGTCCGACCGGCTCAAACCGTGGGAGGTCATCGAAGCCCGCCTGACCGCGGCCGCGACGGCCGACCTGGTGCTGGCGATCTACAACCCGGCGTCGAAGACGCGGACCTGGCAGGTCGGCCGGATGCGCGATCTGCTGCTGGCCCACCGCGATCCGGGCACACCCGTGGTGATCGGCCGGGACGTGGCTGGGCCTCGCGAGGAGGTCAGGGTCGTGCGGTTGGCCGATCTGGACCCGGCCGACGTCGACATGCGGTGCCTGCTGATCGTCGGGTCGTCGCAGACCCAGTGGTACACCGACGATGCGGGCGACCGGGTGTTCACCCCGCGTTACTACCCGGGGTGA
- a CDS encoding precorrin-8X methylmutase codes for MLDYIRDAAEIYRQSFATIRAEADLARFPDDVARVVVRLIHTCGQVDVADHVAFTDDVVARAHGALAAGAPVLCDSSMVAAGITRSRLPADNEVVSLVADARAPELAAELGFTRSAAAVDLWADRLGGAVVAIGNAPTALFRLLEVIDEGAPVPAAVLGGPVGFVGSAQSKEELIARPRGMSYLVVTGRRGGSAMAAAAVNAIASDRE; via the coding sequence GTGCTGGACTACATCCGCGACGCCGCCGAGATCTACCGGCAGTCGTTCGCGACGATCCGCGCCGAGGCGGATCTGGCGCGGTTCCCCGACGATGTGGCGCGGGTGGTGGTCCGGCTGATCCACACCTGCGGTCAGGTCGACGTGGCCGACCACGTGGCGTTCACTGACGACGTCGTCGCCCGTGCGCACGGCGCGCTCGCCGCGGGCGCGCCGGTGCTGTGCGACTCGTCGATGGTGGCCGCCGGGATCACCCGGTCGCGGCTGCCCGCCGACAACGAGGTGGTGTCCCTGGTCGCCGACGCCCGCGCACCCGAGCTGGCCGCCGAATTGGGGTTCACCCGGTCGGCGGCCGCGGTCGACCTGTGGGCCGACCGGCTGGGCGGCGCCGTGGTCGCGATCGGCAACGCGCCGACGGCGCTGTTCCGGCTGCTCGAAGTGATCGACGAGGGCGCCCCCGTCCCGGCGGCGGTCCTCGGCGGTCCGGTCGGATTCGTCGGCTCCGCGCAGTCGAAGGAGGAGCTCATCGCCCGTCCGCGCGGCATGTCGTATCTCGTGGTGACGGGCAGGCGCGGCGGCAGCGCGATGGCCGCCGCCGCGGTGAATGCGATTGCGAGCGACCGAGAATGA
- a CDS encoding AMP-binding protein: MSAPNVTGAVQAHRDSITDPHRFWLRAAEAIDWDTPPRVALEHTDAHTWRWFPDGTLNTCHNALDRHVDAGHGDRIALVFDSAMTGHTARFTYGELRDRVAVFAGALRQMGVSAGDRVVIYLPMIPEAVIAMLACARIGAIHSVVFGGFAATELAARIDDAQPTALLTATGGLEPGRVVDYLSTVRKALDLCATPPHAVVVKHRPEVSGTASRQPGWLDWDAVVADAEPAGAVPVPATHPLYILYTSGTTGKPKGVVRDNGGHAVAMAWSMANIYGVQPGEVMWTASDVGWVVGHSYIVYGPLIAGATTVLYEGKPVGTPDAGAFWRIVDDYGVNVLFTAPTALRAIRKEDPEGAELAKYRLDSLRTMFAAGERLDPQTYHWATEILDRPVVDHWWQTETGWAICANPRGLDPLPVKPGSASVPVPGYDVRVLDADGRELGRTEEGNIAIRLPLPPGSLQGLWNSPDRFRASYLDAFAGYYATGDTGYFDDDGYLFVLGRSDDVINVAGHRLTTGSMEAVVATHPAVAECAVVGIRDEVKGQRPVALVVLKAGADVDAATLQADVVGLVRDQIGPVAALKEVHVVPALPKTRSGKILRRTIRQIASGEEYKVPPTIEDPAVLDALPNLAAQPNP, encoded by the coding sequence TTGAGCGCCCCCAATGTCACCGGCGCGGTTCAAGCGCACCGCGACAGCATCACCGACCCGCACCGGTTCTGGCTGCGCGCCGCCGAGGCCATCGACTGGGACACCCCGCCGCGCGTTGCGCTGGAGCACACTGACGCGCACACGTGGAGGTGGTTCCCCGACGGCACGCTCAACACCTGCCACAACGCACTCGATCGCCATGTCGACGCCGGCCATGGCGACCGCATCGCCCTGGTGTTCGACTCGGCGATGACCGGCCACACCGCCCGGTTCACCTACGGTGAGCTGCGCGACCGTGTCGCGGTGTTCGCGGGGGCGCTACGGCAGATGGGCGTCAGCGCGGGGGATCGCGTGGTGATCTACCTGCCGATGATCCCCGAGGCGGTCATCGCCATGTTGGCGTGCGCCCGCATCGGCGCCATCCACTCGGTCGTGTTCGGCGGGTTCGCGGCGACCGAACTGGCGGCCCGCATCGACGACGCCCAGCCCACCGCGCTGCTCACCGCGACGGGCGGTCTGGAGCCCGGGCGCGTTGTCGACTACCTGTCCACGGTGCGCAAGGCGCTGGACCTCTGTGCCACCCCACCGCACGCCGTCGTGGTCAAGCACCGCCCCGAGGTTTCCGGCACCGCATCACGGCAACCCGGGTGGCTGGACTGGGACGCCGTCGTCGCCGACGCCGAGCCGGCCGGTGCGGTCCCGGTTCCGGCCACCCATCCGCTCTACATCCTCTACACCTCCGGCACCACCGGTAAGCCCAAGGGCGTCGTGCGCGACAACGGTGGCCACGCCGTCGCGATGGCATGGTCGATGGCCAACATCTACGGCGTGCAACCCGGCGAGGTGATGTGGACCGCCTCCGACGTCGGGTGGGTGGTCGGACACTCCTACATCGTGTACGGACCGCTGATCGCGGGCGCCACCACCGTGCTGTACGAGGGCAAACCGGTCGGCACGCCGGATGCCGGGGCGTTCTGGCGCATCGTCGACGACTATGGCGTCAACGTGCTGTTCACCGCCCCGACCGCGCTGCGCGCGATCCGCAAGGAGGATCCGGAGGGCGCCGAACTCGCCAAGTACCGGCTGGACTCGCTGCGCACCATGTTCGCCGCCGGCGAGCGGCTCGACCCACAGACCTACCACTGGGCGACGGAGATCCTCGACCGGCCGGTCGTGGACCACTGGTGGCAGACCGAGACCGGGTGGGCGATCTGCGCCAATCCACGCGGGCTGGACCCGCTGCCGGTGAAACCGGGGTCCGCCTCGGTGCCCGTACCCGGCTACGACGTGCGGGTGCTCGACGCCGACGGTCGGGAGCTCGGCCGCACCGAGGAAGGCAACATCGCCATCCGGTTACCACTGCCTCCAGGCTCCCTGCAGGGACTGTGGAACTCCCCCGATCGGTTCCGCGCGTCGTATCTCGACGCGTTCGCCGGCTACTACGCCACCGGCGACACCGGGTATTTCGACGACGACGGTTACCTGTTCGTCCTCGGCCGCAGCGACGACGTCATCAACGTGGCCGGCCACCGCCTCACCACGGGATCGATGGAGGCCGTCGTCGCCACACACCCTGCGGTGGCCGAATGCGCCGTCGTCGGAATCCGCGACGAGGTGAAGGGACAACGCCCCGTCGCACTGGTCGTCCTCAAAGCCGGCGCCGACGTCGACGCGGCAACCCTGCAGGCCGATGTGGTGGGCCTGGTCCGCGACCAGATCGGACCGGTTGCGGCCCTCAAGGAGGTTCACGTCGTTCCCGCGCTGCCCAAGACGCGCTCCGGAAAGATCCTGCGGCGCACGATTCGCCAGATCGCCTCGGGTGAGGAGTACAAGGTCCCGCCGACGATCGAGGACCCGGCCGTTCTCGATGCGCTCCCCAACCTGGCCGCACAACCCAACCCGTAG
- the adh gene encoding aldehyde dehydrogenase: MTTYARPGSADALMSFESRYGNFVGGQWVAPVGGQYFENVTPVTGQVFCEIPRSTEADIEAALDAAHAAAPGWGKTSPAERAQILLAIADRMEANLESLAVAECWDNGKPIRETLNADIPLAIDHFRYFAGAVRAQEGALSQIDEDTVAYHFHEPLGVVGQIIPWNFPILMAVWKLAPALAAGNAVVLKPAEQTPASILYLMSLIGDLLPAGVLNVVNGFGVEAGKPLASSNRIAKIAFTGETTTGRLIMQYASQNLIPVTLELGGKSPNIFFSDVMAAGDDFQDKALEGFTMFALNQGEVCTCPSRSLIQADIYDEFLELAAIRTKAVRQGDPLDTETMIGSQASNDQLEKVLSYIEIGKDEGARVVTGGERADLGGDLNGGFYVQPTIFEGHNTMRIFQEEIFGPVVAVGKFTDYDDAIAQANDTLYGLGAGVWSRDGNTAYRAGRDIKAGRVWTNCYHMYPAHAAFGGYKQSGIGRETHKMMLDHYQQTKNLLVSYSNKAQGFF, from the coding sequence ATGACCACCTATGCACGTCCGGGTTCTGCGGATGCGTTGATGTCGTTTGAGTCGCGCTACGGCAATTTCGTCGGTGGGCAGTGGGTGGCGCCGGTGGGTGGGCAGTACTTCGAGAACGTGACGCCGGTGACGGGTCAGGTGTTCTGCGAGATCCCGCGCTCGACGGAGGCCGACATCGAGGCGGCTCTGGATGCCGCCCACGCCGCGGCGCCGGGGTGGGGGAAGACCTCGCCGGCTGAGCGGGCGCAGATCCTGCTGGCGATCGCCGATCGGATGGAGGCGAATCTGGAGTCGCTGGCGGTGGCCGAGTGCTGGGACAACGGCAAACCGATCCGCGAGACGCTCAACGCCGACATCCCGTTGGCGATCGACCATTTCCGGTATTTCGCCGGGGCGGTGCGCGCGCAGGAAGGGGCGCTGTCCCAGATCGACGAGGACACCGTCGCCTACCACTTCCACGAACCACTCGGGGTGGTCGGCCAGATCATTCCGTGGAACTTCCCGATCCTGATGGCGGTGTGGAAGTTGGCCCCCGCCCTGGCGGCGGGGAATGCCGTGGTGCTCAAACCGGCCGAGCAGACCCCGGCCTCGATCCTGTACCTGATGTCGTTGATCGGTGATCTGCTGCCCGCCGGGGTGCTCAACGTGGTCAACGGGTTCGGGGTGGAGGCCGGCAAACCGCTGGCGTCGAGCAACCGGATCGCCAAGATCGCGTTCACCGGGGAGACCACCACCGGCCGGCTGATCATGCAGTACGCCAGCCAGAACCTCATCCCGGTCACCCTGGAGTTGGGCGGTAAGAGCCCCAACATCTTCTTCTCCGACGTGATGGCCGCCGGCGACGACTTCCAGGACAAGGCCCTCGAGGGGTTCACGATGTTCGCCCTCAACCAGGGCGAGGTGTGCACGTGCCCGTCGCGGTCGCTGATCCAGGCCGACATCTACGACGAGTTCCTGGAGTTGGCGGCGATCCGCACCAAGGCGGTGCGCCAGGGCGACCCGCTCGATACCGAGACGATGATCGGGTCGCAGGCCTCCAACGACCAGCTGGAAAAGGTGTTGTCCTACATCGAGATCGGCAAGGACGAAGGCGCGCGGGTGGTCACCGGTGGCGAGCGCGCCGACCTCGGCGGCGACCTCAACGGCGGCTTCTACGTCCAGCCCACGATCTTCGAAGGCCACAACACGATGCGCATCTTCCAGGAGGAGATCTTCGGACCCGTGGTGGCCGTCGGCAAGTTCACCGACTACGACGACGCGATCGCCCAGGCCAACGACACCCTCTACGGGCTGGGTGCGGGGGTGTGGAGCCGCGACGGCAACACCGCCTACCGCGCCGGGCGCGACATCAAAGCCGGCCGGGTCTGGACGAACTGCTACCACATGTACCCCGCCCACGCGGCGTTCGGCGGCTACAAGCAGTCCGGCATCGGCCGCGAAACCCACAAGATGATGCTCGACCACTACCAGCAGACCAAAAACCTGCTCGTGAGCTACAGCAACAAAGCCCAAGGCTTCTTCTGA
- a CDS encoding helix-turn-helix domain-containing protein → MGMAKTWTGRGSARALRDVHDVVVAGQVSPAELRSGSLRPLVAESWQRSLSTGVDPDRDGALASRTNLAAVQRRAEHPLAAALPVIRRLLVDDAIDSGVVVAVTAADGTLLWVEGDPVACRQAEAMNFVPGADWSEHSAGTNAPGTALALDRELQIDGPEHFFRIAQPWSCAASPVHDPATGALLGAIDLTGGSQVASAQALALVRATAVAVENHLALLQLRPAPAEPATPPRLTVLGAERPRWQLTDDHGRVRTVSLTGRHAEILALLVRNPQGLSTDHLALLLDEKDLDVVTVRAEMSRLRRVIGSEFIGSRPYRLLQPVVTDFGDVFDALAAGDVETAVREYRGPVLPQSSSPSIARLRTELSASVRGAVIGTGDLTLLHRWLELPEGRDDRDGWRLLYEAAAPGSAGWVQARGRLAGIDFEFG, encoded by the coding sequence ATGGGGATGGCGAAGACGTGGACGGGCCGCGGGTCGGCTCGCGCCCTGCGCGATGTGCACGACGTCGTGGTCGCCGGTCAGGTGAGCCCCGCCGAGCTCAGGTCCGGCTCGCTGCGGCCCCTGGTCGCCGAAAGCTGGCAGCGCAGCCTGTCCACCGGGGTCGACCCGGATCGGGACGGTGCCCTGGCCTCGCGGACCAACCTCGCCGCCGTCCAACGGCGCGCCGAGCATCCGCTCGCCGCGGCACTGCCGGTGATCCGGCGTCTACTGGTCGACGACGCGATCGACAGCGGCGTGGTGGTGGCGGTGACGGCCGCCGACGGCACTCTGCTGTGGGTAGAGGGCGACCCCGTCGCCTGCCGCCAGGCCGAAGCGATGAACTTCGTGCCCGGCGCCGACTGGAGTGAGCACAGCGCGGGCACCAACGCTCCCGGCACCGCCTTGGCCCTCGACCGCGAGCTGCAGATCGACGGCCCCGAACACTTCTTCCGCATCGCCCAGCCGTGGTCCTGCGCCGCGTCGCCTGTGCATGACCCGGCCACGGGCGCATTGCTCGGGGCGATCGACTTGACCGGCGGGTCGCAGGTGGCCTCAGCCCAGGCGTTGGCGTTGGTCCGCGCCACCGCCGTCGCGGTCGAGAACCACCTGGCGCTGCTGCAACTACGGCCGGCACCGGCCGAACCCGCCACGCCGCCCCGCCTGACGGTGCTGGGCGCCGAACGCCCGCGCTGGCAACTCACCGATGACCACGGTCGCGTGCGCACGGTCAGCCTGACGGGCCGGCACGCCGAGATCCTCGCGCTGCTCGTCCGCAATCCGCAGGGCTTGAGCACCGACCACCTCGCGCTGCTGCTCGACGAGAAGGACCTCGACGTGGTGACGGTGCGCGCGGAGATGTCTCGTCTGCGGCGGGTGATCGGGTCGGAGTTCATCGGCTCACGGCCGTACCGGCTGTTGCAACCGGTCGTCACCGACTTCGGGGACGTGTTCGACGCGCTCGCCGCGGGCGACGTGGAGACGGCGGTGCGGGAGTACCGCGGACCGGTGTTGCCGCAGTCCTCCTCCCCGTCGATCGCTCGGCTGAGAACGGAACTGAGCGCGAGTGTGCGCGGTGCCGTGATCGGCACCGGCGACCTCACGCTGCTGCACCGATGGCTCGAGCTTCCCGAGGGCCGCGACGACCGGGACGGCTGGCGGCTGCTCTACGAGGCAGCCGCACCCGGTTCGGCCGGTTGGGTGCAGGCCCGCGGACGCCTGGCCGGAATCGATTTCGAATTCGGCTGA
- a CDS encoding GlcG/HbpS family heme-binding protein, translated as MNRLPLKTATEVVEAAIAKADEIGQPMNIAVVDDGGHLVAFARMDGAIKASIDISIRKARTSIMMNLPTSALTDVAQPGAELYGLEQLSGGMVLFGGGLLLQSGGEVVGAIGVSAGSVEQDVQVAEAGAAVVG; from the coding sequence ATGAACAGACTACCCTTGAAGACCGCGACCGAGGTGGTCGAGGCCGCCATCGCCAAGGCCGACGAGATCGGTCAGCCGATGAACATCGCCGTCGTCGACGACGGCGGTCACCTGGTGGCGTTCGCGCGGATGGACGGCGCGATCAAGGCGAGCATCGACATCTCGATTCGTAAGGCCCGCACGTCGATCATGATGAATCTGCCCACCAGTGCGCTGACCGACGTCGCGCAGCCGGGTGCCGAACTGTACGGACTCGAGCAGCTCTCGGGCGGCATGGTGCTGTTCGGAGGGGGCCTGCTGCTCCAGTCCGGCGGCGAGGTCGTCGGCGCCATCGGGGTCAGTGCCGGCAGCGTCGAACAAGACGTCCAGGTCGCCGAGGCGGGCGCCGCGGTCGTCGGTTAG
- a CDS encoding diol dehydratase small subunit, with amino-acid sequence MAEPTLDPATDYPLSVHRPDLLFTPTGKSIDDITIEAVMGGNVQASDLRITPETLRLQAQIAEKVGRKPLGANLRRAAEMTAITDRRVLEIYNALRPHASTKEELAAIAVELESDYGARHLAKLVREAADVYERREILANSGEENS; translated from the coding sequence GTGGCAGAACCGACACTGGATCCGGCTACGGACTATCCGCTGAGCGTGCACCGTCCTGACCTGCTGTTCACGCCGACCGGCAAGTCGATCGACGACATCACGATCGAGGCGGTGATGGGTGGGAATGTCCAGGCCAGCGACCTGCGCATCACGCCCGAGACGTTGCGCCTGCAGGCTCAGATCGCCGAGAAGGTCGGCCGCAAGCCGCTGGGGGCGAACCTCCGCCGTGCTGCGGAGATGACGGCGATCACCGATCGGCGGGTGCTGGAGATCTACAACGCGCTGCGGCCGCACGCGTCGACCAAGGAGGAGCTGGCGGCGATCGCCGTCGAGCTGGAGTCCGACTACGGGGCCCGACACCTCGCGAAATTGGTCCGGGAGGCCGCCGACGTCTACGAGCGCCGCGAGATCCTGGCGAACAGTGGGGAGGAGAATTCGTGA